Proteins encoded by one window of Serratia nevei:
- a CDS encoding DJ-1/PfpI family protein, with product MAKKVAIVLASGLADWEYALIAGVGGPFYGLEVAFFAPQVGKFRSQGGLTVEVEKGVAELADWRPEVLVVVGGTLWETERAPDISALLNEQFQRGATLAGICGGTLALARAGLLNGRAHTSNDAGFLTRHAEGYTGQRHFVASAAAVVDDGVITAPGSAPVSFTTAVFRAAGLDEETLRQFSAMLAAEHEVGETARA from the coding sequence GTGGCTAAAAAAGTGGCGATCGTACTGGCATCCGGTCTCGCCGATTGGGAATACGCGCTGATTGCCGGCGTTGGCGGCCCGTTTTATGGGCTGGAGGTAGCGTTTTTTGCGCCGCAGGTCGGAAAGTTTCGCTCACAGGGCGGGCTGACGGTAGAGGTTGAAAAAGGCGTGGCCGAATTGGCGGATTGGCGCCCCGAGGTGCTGGTGGTGGTCGGTGGCACTCTATGGGAAACCGAACGGGCACCGGACATCAGCGCGTTGCTCAACGAGCAGTTTCAACGCGGCGCAACCCTGGCGGGCATTTGCGGTGGAACGTTGGCGCTGGCGCGGGCCGGCCTGTTGAACGGCAGGGCGCATACCTCCAACGATGCCGGGTTTTTGACGCGCCATGCTGAGGGCTACACCGGGCAGCGCCATTTCGTTGCGAGCGCCGCCGCCGTCGTGGATGACGGTGTCATTACGGCACCGGGATCGGCGCCGGTCAGCTTTACCACCGCCGTGTTCAGGGCTGCGGGCCTGGATGAAGAGACGCTGCGCCAGTTCAGCGCCATGCTGGCGGCGGAGCACGAGGTGGGGGAAACCGCTCGCGCCTAG
- the fruK gene encoding 1-phosphofructokinase, whose translation MSRRVATITLNPAYDLVGFCPQIERGEVNRVKTAGLHAAGKGINVAKVLKDLGIDVTVGGFLGKDNQDGFQLLFSDLGIANRFQVVPGRTRINVKLTEKDGEVTDFNFSGFEVTPQDWDRFVSDSLSWLGQFDMVAVSGSLPAGVDPDAFTDWMTQLRAKCPCIIFDSSREALVAGLKASPWLVKPNRRELEIWAGRPLPTLADVVEAAHALREQGIAHVVISLGAEGALWVNASGAWIAKPPSCEVVSTVGAGDSMVGGLIYGLLMRESSEHTLRLATAVAALAVSQSNVGVTDRPQLAAMMARVDLKPFNQ comes from the coding sequence ATGAGCAGAAGAGTAGCAACGATCACCTTGAACCCGGCGTACGATCTGGTGGGTTTCTGCCCGCAGATCGAGCGCGGGGAAGTCAACCGGGTAAAAACCGCCGGCCTGCACGCCGCCGGTAAGGGTATCAACGTCGCCAAAGTGTTGAAGGATTTGGGCATCGACGTCACCGTCGGCGGTTTCCTGGGCAAAGACAATCAGGACGGTTTCCAGCTGCTGTTCAGCGATCTGGGGATCGCCAACCGCTTCCAGGTGGTGCCGGGCCGCACCCGCATCAACGTCAAGCTGACGGAAAAAGACGGTGAAGTGACCGACTTCAACTTCTCCGGTTTTGAAGTCACACCGCAGGATTGGGATCGCTTCGTCAGCGACTCGCTGAGCTGGCTGGGCCAGTTCGACATGGTGGCGGTGAGCGGCAGCCTGCCGGCCGGCGTCGATCCCGATGCCTTTACCGACTGGATGACCCAGCTGCGCGCCAAGTGCCCGTGCATCATTTTCGACAGCAGCCGCGAAGCGCTGGTCGCCGGGCTGAAGGCCTCGCCGTGGCTGGTGAAGCCGAACCGCCGCGAGCTGGAAATCTGGGCCGGCCGCCCGCTGCCGACGCTGGCGGACGTGGTCGAGGCCGCGCATGCGCTGCGCGAACAGGGCATCGCCCACGTGGTGATCTCCCTCGGCGCGGAAGGTGCGCTGTGGGTTAACGCGTCCGGCGCCTGGATCGCCAAACCGCCGTCCTGTGAGGTGGTCAGCACCGTGGGCGCCGGCGATTCGATGGTCGGGGGCCTGATTTACGGCCTGCTGATGCGCGAATCCAGTGAACATACCCTGCGTCTGGCCACGGCGGTAGCGGCGCTGGCGGTCAGCCAGAGCAACGTCGGCGTGACCGATCGTCCCCAGTTGGCCGCGATGATGGCGCGCGTCGATCTGAAACCTTTCAATCAATAG
- a CDS encoding NapC/NirT family cytochrome c, translated as MSKKLTGFEKKRRWGWLWLLLLGIILGAALLAGTATVFHKTSDTAFCVSCHTMQQPLAEYQGSVHFQNTKGIRAECADCHVPHQPIDYLWTKIRAVKDIYGEMVGTIDTPEKYEAHKLAMAQSVWKTLKENDSATCRSCHSYDAMDITAQRPEARLQHPVAIKQGETCIDCHKGVAHILPDMSGETQAGAAELAKAAALTAPDATTLYTIATEPFFLGANDSHNAGNLMPSTEVQVVKQEGDKVLATVSGWQQDGVSEVFYAAQGKRILSVLLGEDARQQLKTASTQTDAETGLVWHQVSLQVWLPRKQLIDDQQKIWRYAADMMSANCTGCHGLTALDRFNANQWIGVIKGMAPRTSLTQEQLRVLTQYVQKHASDMPPAAPAKL; from the coding sequence ATGAGCAAAAAACTGACTGGCTTTGAAAAAAAGCGCCGGTGGGGGTGGCTATGGCTTTTGCTGCTGGGGATTATCCTCGGCGCGGCGCTGTTGGCCGGGACCGCCACCGTCTTCCATAAAACCAGCGATACCGCCTTCTGCGTTTCCTGCCACACCATGCAACAACCGCTGGCCGAATATCAGGGCAGCGTCCACTTCCAAAACACCAAGGGCATCCGCGCCGAGTGCGCCGACTGCCACGTGCCGCACCAGCCGATCGATTACCTGTGGACCAAAATCCGCGCGGTGAAAGACATTTATGGCGAAATGGTCGGCACCATCGATACGCCGGAAAAATACGAAGCGCACAAGCTGGCGATGGCGCAGTCGGTCTGGAAAACGCTGAAAGAGAACGACTCGGCCACCTGCCGCTCCTGCCACAGCTACGACGCCATGGACATCACCGCCCAGCGCCCTGAGGCGCGCCTGCAGCACCCGGTGGCGATCAAACAGGGCGAGACCTGCATCGACTGCCATAAGGGCGTGGCCCACATCCTGCCGGACATGAGCGGCGAAACCCAGGCCGGCGCCGCCGAGCTGGCGAAGGCCGCGGCGCTGACCGCACCGGACGCCACCACCCTTTACACCATCGCCACAGAGCCGTTCTTCCTCGGCGCCAACGACAGCCATAACGCCGGCAACCTGATGCCGTCCACCGAAGTGCAGGTGGTGAAGCAAGAGGGCGACAAGGTGCTGGCCACCGTCAGCGGCTGGCAGCAGGACGGCGTCAGCGAAGTGTTCTACGCCGCGCAGGGCAAACGCATCCTCAGCGTGCTGCTGGGTGAAGACGCGCGCCAACAGCTGAAGACCGCCTCCACCCAGACCGATGCGGAAACCGGCCTGGTCTGGCATCAGGTTTCTCTGCAGGTGTGGCTGCCGCGTAAACAGTTGATCGACGATCAGCAAAAAATCTGGCGCTACGCCGCGGACATGATGTCGGCCAACTGCACCGGTTGCCACGGGCTGACCGCGCTCGATCGCTTCAACGCCAACCAATGGATCGGCGTCATCAAAGGCATGGCGCCGCGCACCTCGCTGACGCAGGAACAGCTGCGCGTGCTGACGCAATACGTACAAAAACACGCCAGCGACATGCCACCTGCCGCACCGGCCAAGCTTTAA
- a CDS encoding nucleotide triphosphate diphosphatase NUDT15, which yields MNVVTGVGVIIVNLQGEILLGKRCGPHAPFWSIPGGHLEAGETFEQCAQREIAEETGLLIDPPRFVGVSNNLQTWRAEGKHTVSVCLQVDHPGGSAELKEPEKCAEWRWCAPDALPEPHFEASRTAIRLWLSGQAYVPTA from the coding sequence ATGAACGTAGTGACGGGCGTCGGGGTGATCATCGTCAACCTGCAGGGCGAGATTTTGTTGGGCAAACGCTGCGGCCCGCACGCGCCCTTTTGGTCGATCCCCGGCGGGCATCTGGAGGCCGGCGAAACCTTCGAGCAGTGCGCCCAGCGCGAAATCGCCGAAGAAACCGGGTTGCTTATCGACCCGCCGCGCTTCGTGGGCGTCAGCAACAATCTGCAAACCTGGCGCGCCGAAGGCAAACACACGGTGTCTGTTTGCCTGCAGGTGGATCATCCCGGTGGCAGCGCCGAGTTGAAAGAACCTGAAAAGTGCGCCGAGTGGCGCTGGTGCGCGCCAGACGCCCTGCCGGAGCCGCATTTCGAAGCCAGCCGCACCGCCATCCGCCTGTGGCTGAGCGGCCAGGCCTATGTGCCCACGGCCTGA
- the fruB gene encoding fused PTS fructose transporter subunit IIA/HPr protein: MFQLSPQDIHLGAAADGKQEAIRQVAAALTEAGCVSAGYVDGMLQRELQTSTYLGNGIAIPHGTTDTRDLVLKTGVQVFQFPQGIAWGEGQTAYVAIGIAARSDEHLALLRQLTHVLSDDSVAERLAKTTSAEELRSLLMGEQQSAEFQFDVSLIALDVAADSLMTLQALNAGRLQKAGAVNAQFVSDAITRKPLNLGQGIWLSDSVEGNLASAATVSRPAQAFVEDGEPVALLLTVSVADAQPLAVLNYLSDLLLANKAERLLKADAAGVLALLTSEVAEESSVLSAEFVIRNEHGLHARPGTALVNVIKSFNSDITVTNLDGSGKPANGRSLMKVVALGVKKGHHLRFTANGEDAEAALKAIGEAINEGLGEGAA, encoded by the coding sequence ATGTTCCAGTTGTCACCGCAAGACATTCATCTGGGCGCCGCTGCCGACGGTAAGCAGGAGGCCATCCGCCAGGTGGCCGCCGCCCTGACCGAAGCGGGCTGCGTCAGCGCCGGTTACGTGGACGGCATGCTGCAGCGCGAACTGCAGACGTCCACCTATCTGGGCAACGGCATCGCCATTCCGCACGGCACCACCGATACCCGCGATCTGGTGCTGAAAACCGGCGTGCAGGTATTCCAGTTCCCGCAGGGCATCGCCTGGGGCGAAGGCCAGACCGCCTATGTGGCGATCGGCATCGCCGCCCGTTCCGACGAGCATTTGGCGCTGCTGCGCCAGCTCACGCACGTGCTGAGTGATGACAGCGTGGCGGAGCGGCTGGCGAAAACCACCTCCGCGGAAGAGCTGCGCAGCCTGCTGATGGGCGAACAGCAGAGCGCCGAATTCCAGTTCGACGTTTCGCTGATTGCGCTCGACGTCGCGGCCGACAGCCTGATGACGCTGCAGGCGCTGAACGCCGGCCGGCTGCAAAAGGCCGGCGCGGTCAACGCGCAGTTCGTCAGCGATGCCATCACCCGCAAGCCGCTGAACCTGGGGCAGGGCATCTGGCTGAGCGACAGCGTCGAAGGCAACCTGGCCAGCGCGGCCACCGTCAGCCGTCCGGCGCAGGCTTTCGTGGAAGACGGTGAGCCGGTGGCGCTGCTGCTGACGGTGTCGGTCGCCGATGCGCAGCCGCTGGCGGTGCTCAACTACCTCAGCGACCTGCTGCTGGCCAACAAAGCTGAACGCCTGCTGAAGGCGGATGCCGCCGGGGTGCTGGCGCTGCTGACCAGCGAAGTGGCCGAGGAAAGCAGCGTGCTGAGCGCCGAGTTTGTGATCCGCAACGAGCACGGCCTGCACGCACGGCCGGGCACGGCGCTGGTCAACGTGATCAAAAGTTTCAACAGTGACATCACCGTCACCAACCTGGACGGCAGCGGTAAGCCGGCCAACGGGCGCAGCCTGATGAAGGTGGTAGCGCTGGGCGTGAAGAAAGGGCATCACCTGCGCTTTACCGCCAATGGAGAAGATGCTGAAGCCGCGCTGAAGGCGATTGGCGAAGCGATTAATGAAGGACTGGGCGAGGGCGCAGCATGA
- the nfo gene encoding deoxyribonuclease IV, with amino-acid sequence MKFVGAHVSASGGVDQAVIRAHELEATAFALFTKNQRQWKAAPLAADVIDKFKSACAQYGFGPGQILPHDSYLINLGHPVAEALEKSREAFIDELQRCEQLGLTLLNFHPGSHLLQIDEDKCLARIAESINIALDKTAGVTAVIENTAGQGSNLGFKFEHLAAIIDGVEDKSRVGVCIDTCHAFAAGYDLRTEEECERTFKQLGDIVGFNYLRGMHLNDAKSEFNSRVDRHHSLGEGNIGKTVFSYIMRDPRFDNIPLILETVNPDIWAEEIAWLKAQQ; translated from the coding sequence ATGAAGTTTGTCGGTGCACATGTCAGCGCGTCAGGCGGCGTGGATCAGGCGGTTATCCGCGCGCACGAATTGGAGGCGACCGCGTTCGCCCTGTTCACCAAAAATCAGCGTCAATGGAAGGCCGCGCCGCTGGCCGCCGACGTGATCGATAAGTTCAAGAGCGCCTGCGCGCAGTACGGCTTCGGGCCGGGGCAAATCCTGCCGCACGACAGCTACCTGATCAACCTGGGCCACCCGGTGGCCGAGGCGTTGGAAAAATCGCGCGAGGCGTTTATCGACGAGTTGCAGCGCTGCGAACAGCTGGGGCTGACGCTGCTGAACTTCCACCCGGGCAGCCACCTGCTGCAAATCGATGAAGACAAGTGCCTGGCGCGCATCGCCGAATCGATCAACATCGCGCTGGACAAAACCGCCGGCGTAACGGCGGTGATCGAAAACACCGCCGGCCAGGGCAGCAACCTGGGCTTCAAATTCGAACATCTGGCGGCGATCATCGACGGCGTGGAAGACAAGAGCCGCGTCGGCGTTTGCATCGACACCTGCCACGCCTTCGCCGCCGGATACGATCTGCGTACCGAAGAAGAGTGCGAGCGCACTTTTAAGCAGCTTGGCGACATCGTCGGTTTCAACTACCTGCGCGGCATGCACCTGAACGATGCCAAGAGCGAGTTCAACAGCCGCGTCGACCGCCACCACAGCCTGGGAGAAGGCAACATCGGCAAAACGGTGTTCAGCTACATCATGCGCGATCCGCGTTTCGACAATATCCCGCTGATTCTGGAAACGGTAAATCCGGATATCTGGGCGGAAGAGATCGCCTGGCTGAAGGCACAGCAGTAA
- a CDS encoding YeiH family protein — MATDTTHTYPERRFPLFGLPRLVPGLALTGALTALAVWAGDIPWVAELGLGALTLAILFGILVGNTLYPRWQTVCHGGVQLAKQRLLRLGIILYGFRLTFQQIADVGASGIIIDALTLTTTFLLACWLGKKVFGIDSQTAMLIGAGSSICGAAAVMATEPVLKADSSKVAVAVSTVVVFGTLAIFAYPWLYQLNEHFQWLPFSQETFGIYAGSTIHEVAQVVAAGHAIGPDAENAAVIAKMIRVMMLAPFLLLLSGYISRGSAGKAEKSAITIPWFAVLFIAVAGLNSFNLLPATLVHHLITADTWMLAMAMAALGLTTHISAVRQAGMKPILLATLLFVWLLVGGGAINQLVQHWL, encoded by the coding sequence ATGGCGACTGATACCACTCACACTTATCCCGAGCGACGCTTTCCGCTGTTCGGCCTGCCGCGCCTGGTGCCGGGGCTGGCGCTCACCGGCGCGCTCACCGCGCTGGCCGTCTGGGCCGGCGACATTCCCTGGGTGGCGGAGCTGGGCCTGGGGGCGCTGACGCTGGCGATCCTGTTCGGCATTCTGGTGGGCAACACGCTGTATCCCCGCTGGCAAACCGTTTGTCACGGCGGCGTACAGCTGGCCAAACAACGCCTGCTGCGTCTGGGCATTATCCTTTACGGCTTCCGCCTGACCTTTCAGCAAATCGCCGACGTGGGCGCCAGCGGCATCATCATCGATGCGCTGACCCTGACCACCACCTTCCTGCTGGCCTGCTGGCTCGGCAAGAAAGTGTTCGGCATCGACAGCCAAACCGCGATGCTGATCGGCGCCGGCAGCAGCATTTGCGGCGCGGCGGCGGTGATGGCCACCGAGCCGGTGCTGAAGGCCGACTCCAGCAAAGTGGCGGTGGCGGTCTCGACCGTGGTGGTGTTCGGCACCCTGGCGATCTTCGCCTACCCATGGCTGTATCAGCTGAATGAACACTTCCAGTGGCTGCCGTTCAGCCAGGAAACCTTCGGCATCTACGCCGGCTCCACCATCCACGAAGTGGCTCAGGTGGTTGCGGCCGGGCACGCCATCGGGCCGGACGCCGAAAATGCGGCGGTGATCGCCAAGATGATCCGCGTGATGATGCTGGCGCCGTTCCTGCTGCTGCTGTCGGGCTACATCAGCCGCGGCAGCGCAGGCAAGGCGGAAAAATCCGCCATCACCATTCCGTGGTTTGCCGTGCTGTTTATCGCCGTCGCCGGGCTGAACTCCTTCAACCTGCTGCCGGCCACGCTGGTGCACCATCTGATCACCGCCGACACTTGGATGCTGGCGATGGCGATGGCGGCGTTGGGGCTGACCACCCACATCAGCGCCGTGCGCCAGGCCGGGATGAAACCGATTCTGTTGGCCACGCTGCTGTTCGTCTGGCTGCTGGTCGGCGGCGGCGCGATAAACCAGCTGGTGCAACACTGGCTCTAA
- the fruA gene encoding PTS fructose transporter subunit IIBC, producing MKTLLMVDSSLGQARGHLAKRMLEAAAAKTGLTLVESLQDAELVAVAGQSAPADAGLNGKLVYVGDVEQAVREPDAFLARAKAEAETYQAPQAAAPVKADGQKRIVAITACPTGVAHTFMAAEAIESEAKKRGWWVKVETRGSVGAGNAITPEEVAAADLVIVAADIEVDLDKFAGKPMYRTSTGLALKKTAQELDKALAEAEVFQPQQRGSAAPAGKKKEGNGPYRHLLTGVSYMLPMVVAGGLCIALSFVFGIKAFEVKGTLAAALMQIGGGSAFALMVPVLAGFIAFSIADRPGLTPGLIGGMLAVSTGAGFLGGIIAGFLAGYVAKAISSKLRLPQSMEALKPILIIPLVASLITGLIMIYVVGTPVAKIMEGLTHWLQSLGTANAVLLGAILGAMMCTDMGGPVNKAAYAFGVALLSSSVYAPMAAIMAAGMVPPLAMGLATLLARHKFEKSEREGGKAALVLGLCFISEGAIPFAARDPMRVLPCCIAGGALTGALSMAFGAKLMAPHGGLFVLLIPGAITPVLLYLVAIAAGTLLAGVAYALLKRAETSVAAAA from the coding sequence ATGAAAACGCTGCTGATGGTAGACAGTTCGCTGGGGCAGGCCCGAGGCCACCTGGCGAAACGCATGCTGGAGGCTGCCGCGGCCAAAACCGGCCTGACGCTGGTCGAGTCGCTGCAGGACGCCGAACTGGTGGCGGTGGCGGGGCAGTCTGCCCCTGCTGACGCCGGGCTGAACGGCAAATTGGTGTATGTGGGCGACGTAGAGCAGGCGGTGCGTGAACCGGACGCTTTTCTGGCGCGCGCCAAGGCCGAAGCTGAAACCTATCAGGCACCGCAGGCGGCGGCGCCGGTGAAAGCCGATGGGCAAAAACGCATCGTGGCGATCACCGCTTGCCCAACCGGCGTGGCGCACACCTTTATGGCGGCCGAGGCCATTGAAAGTGAAGCGAAGAAACGCGGCTGGTGGGTGAAGGTGGAAACGCGCGGCTCCGTCGGCGCCGGCAACGCCATCACCCCGGAAGAAGTGGCGGCGGCGGATCTGGTGATCGTCGCGGCGGATATCGAGGTGGATCTGGATAAGTTTGCCGGCAAGCCGATGTACCGCACTTCCACCGGCCTGGCGCTGAAGAAAACCGCCCAGGAACTGGACAAGGCGCTGGCCGAGGCCGAGGTGTTCCAGCCGCAGCAGCGCGGCAGTGCGGCGCCGGCGGGTAAAAAGAAAGAGGGCAACGGCCCGTATCGCCACCTGCTGACCGGCGTGTCCTACATGCTGCCGATGGTGGTGGCCGGCGGTCTGTGTATCGCGCTGTCGTTCGTGTTCGGCATCAAGGCGTTTGAAGTCAAAGGCACGTTGGCGGCGGCGCTGATGCAGATCGGCGGCGGCTCCGCCTTTGCGCTGATGGTGCCGGTATTGGCCGGTTTCATCGCCTTCTCCATCGCGGATCGCCCGGGCCTGACGCCGGGCCTGATCGGCGGCATGCTGGCCGTGAGCACCGGCGCCGGGTTCCTCGGCGGCATCATCGCCGGTTTCCTGGCGGGTTACGTCGCCAAGGCGATCAGCAGCAAGCTGCGCCTGCCGCAAAGTATGGAAGCGCTGAAGCCAATCCTGATCATTCCGCTGGTCGCCAGCCTGATCACCGGTCTTATCATGATTTACGTAGTCGGCACGCCGGTCGCGAAAATCATGGAAGGCCTGACCCATTGGCTGCAGTCGCTGGGCACCGCCAACGCGGTGCTGCTGGGGGCGATTCTCGGCGCGATGATGTGTACCGACATGGGCGGCCCGGTGAACAAAGCGGCCTACGCCTTTGGCGTGGCGCTGCTCAGCTCCTCGGTGTATGCGCCAATGGCGGCGATCATGGCCGCCGGCATGGTGCCTCCGCTGGCGATGGGGCTGGCGACGCTGCTGGCGCGCCACAAGTTCGAGAAATCCGAACGGGAAGGCGGCAAAGCGGCACTGGTGCTGGGCCTGTGCTTTATCTCTGAAGGGGCGATCCCGTTCGCCGCCCGCGATCCGATGCGCGTGCTGCCTTGCTGCATCGCCGGCGGTGCGCTGACCGGTGCGCTGTCGATGGCGTTCGGTGCCAAACTGATGGCGCCGCACGGCGGGCTGTTCGTGCTGCTGATCCCGGGTGCAATCACGCCGGTGCTGCTGTATCTGGTGGCGATCGCCGCCGGTACCCTGCTGGCGGGCGTGGCTTATGCCCTGCTGAAGCGTGCTGAAACGTCGGTCGCCGCCGCGGCGTAA